A DNA window from Daucus carota subsp. sativus chromosome 3, DH1 v3.0, whole genome shotgun sequence contains the following coding sequences:
- the LOC108212144 gene encoding RNA polymerase II C-terminal domain phosphatase-like 4 → MRVLRLKFRGEEISLVAKQTIAFNYLLEGLKMEVDQVESIKKIELLKLRSLRKLCLVLDLDHTLLHTKNLAKLSPEQKSEISLYRGDDMFAWKLPGEPMVTKLRPFVRRFLQEASEMFQLYVYTMGSREYALHIVEEFLDPQGIYFGKRVITREDCTVKGEKGLDVVPVDPSIVLVLDDTERVWKRNSKNLILIERYEYFVKGGRDESEEAGELRFALEVLKKLHYVYFEWYDRCKEGDVRELVQNHWEDFIYDEGKQEVGTETCSSAMGFWKLSRVEEECSRVTKRQRIC, encoded by the coding sequence ATGAGGGTTTTGAGGTTGAAGTTTCGAGGAGAAGAAATCAGTTTGGTTGCGAAACAAACAATTGCATTCAACTATTTGCTGGAAGGGCTAAAGATGGAGGTGGATCAAGTCGAGAGTATCAAGAAAATTGAGTTGCTCAAGTTACGAAGTCTAAGGAAGCTCTGTTTGGTCTTGGATTTGGATCATACTCTTCTGCACACTAAGAATCTTGCCAAGCTTTCACCCGAGCAGAAATCAGAGATTAGTCTTTATCGGGGTGATGATATGTTTGCATGGAAGTTGCCTGGAGAGCCGATGGTGACTAAGTTGAGGCCTTTTGTTCGACGTTTCTTGCAAGAGGCGAGTGAGATGTTCCAGCTGTATGTGTACACTATGGGGTCACGCGAGTATGCTCTGCATATTGTTGAGGAGTTTCTTGACCCTCAAGGCATCTATTTTGGCAAGAGGGTGATTACGAGGGAGGACTGTACTGTTAAGGGAGAGAAGGGGCTGGATGTCGTGCCTGTTGATCCGAGCATTGTTCTTGTTTTGGATGATACCGAGAGGGTGTGGAAGAGGAATTCgaagaatttgattttgattgaaAGGTATGAGTATTTTGTAAAAGGGGGGAGAGATGAAAGTGAGGAAGCAGGGGAGTTGAGGTTTGCGCTTGAAGTGCTTAAGAAGCTGCACTATGTTTATTTTGAGTGGTATGATCGTTGTAAGGAAGGCGATGTGAGAGAGCTGGTGCAGAATCACTGGGAGGATTTTATCTATGATGAGGGGAAGCAGGAAGTTGGGACGGAGACTTGTTCATCTGCTATGGGATTTTGGAAGCTTTCGAGGGTAGAGGAAGAATGTTCAAGGGTCACTAAAAGGCAGAGGATATGCTAG
- the LOC108212145 gene encoding RNA polymerase II C-terminal domain phosphatase-like 4, with the protein MRVLRLKFRGEEISLVAKQTIAFNYLLEGLKMEVDQVESIKKIELLKLRSLRKLCLVLDLDHTLLHTKKLATLSPEQKSEISLYRGDDMFTWKLPGEPMVTKLRPFVRRFLQEASEMFQLYVYTMGSREYALHIVEEFLDPQGIYFGKRVITREDCTVKGEKGLDVVPIDPSIVLVLDDTERVWKRNSKNLILIDRYKYFVKGGRDESEEAGGLRFALKVLKKLHYVYFEWYDRCKEGDVRELVQNHWENFISDEGKQEVGTETCSSAMGFWKLSRVEEEFSRVTKRQRIC; encoded by the coding sequence ATGAGGGTTTTGAGGTTGAAGTTTCGAGGAGAAGAAATCAGTTTGGTTGCGAAACAAACAATTGCATTCAACTATTTGCTGGAAGGGCTAAAGATGGAGGTGGATCAAGTCGAGAGTATCAAGAAAATTGAGTTGCTTAAGTTACGAAGTCTAAGGAAGCTCTGTTTGGTCTTGGATTTGGATCATACTCTTCTGCACACCAAGAAGCTTGCCACGCTTTCACCCGAGCAGAAATCAGAGATTAGTCTTTATCGGGGTGATGATATGTTTACATGGAAGTTGCCTGGAGAGCCGATGGTGACTAAGTTGAGGCCTTTTGTTCGACGCTTCTTGCAAGAGGCGAGTGAGATGTTCCAGCTGTATGTGTACACTATGGGGTCACGCGAGTATGCTCTGCATATTGTTGAGGAGTTTCTTGACCCTCAAGGCATCTATTTTGGCAAGAGGGTGATTACGAGGGAGGATTGTACTGTTAAGGGAGAGAAGGGGCTGGATGTCGTGCCTATTGATCCGAGCATTGTTCTTGTTTTGGATGATACCGAGAGGGTGTGGAAGAGGAATTCgaagaatttgattttgattgacAGGTATAAGTATTTTGTGAAAGGGGGGAGAGATGAAAGTGAGGAAGCAGGGGGTTTGAGGTTTGCGCTTAAAGTGCTTAAGAAGCTGCACTATGTTTATTTTGAGTGGTATGATCGTTGTAAGGAAGGCGATGTGAGGGAGCTGGTGCAGAATCATTGGGAGAATTTTATCAGTGATGAGGGGAAGCAGGAAGTTGGGACGGAGACTTGTTCATCTGCTATGGGATTTTGGAAGCTTTCGAGGGTAGAGGAAGAATTTTCAAGGGTTACTAAAAGGCAGAGGATATGCTAG
- the LOC108212146 gene encoding RNA polymerase II C-terminal domain phosphatase-like 4: MRVLRLKFRGEEISSVAKQTIAFNYLLEGLKMEVDQVESIKKIELLKLRSLRKLCLVLDLDHTLLHTKKLATLSPEQISEISHYRGDDMFTWKLPGEPMVTKLRPFVRRFLQEASEMFQLYVYTMGSRDYALHIVEEFLDPQGIYFGKRVITREDCTVKGEKGLDVVPVDPSIVLVLDDTERVWKRNSKNLILIDRYKYFVKGGRDESEEAGGLRFALKGLKKLHYVYFEWYDRCKEGDVRELVQNHWEDFINDEGKQEVGTETCSSAMGFWKLSRVEEECSRVTKRQRIC, translated from the coding sequence ATGAGGGTTTTGAGGCTTAAGTTTCGAGGAGAAGAAATCAGTTCGGTTGCTAAACAAACAATTGCATTCAACTATTTGCTGGAAGGGCTAAAGATGGAGGTGGATCAAGTCGAGAGTATCAAGAAAATTGAGTTGCTCAAGTTACGAAGTCTAAGGAAGCTCTGTTTGGTCTTGGATTTGGATCATACTCTTCTGCACACCAAGAAGCTTGCCACGCTTTCACCCGAGCAGATATCAGAGATTAGTCATTATCGGGGTGATGATATGTTTACATGGAAGTTGCCTGGAGAGCCGATGGTGACTAAGTTGAGGCCTTTTGTTCGACGCTTCTTGCAAGAGGCGAGTGAGATGTTCCAGTTGTATGTGTACACTATGGGATCACGCGACTACGCTTTGCATATTGTTGAGGAGTTTCTTGACCCTCAAGGCATCTATTTTGGCAAGAGGGTGATTACGAGGGAGGATTGTACTGTAAAGGGAGAGAAGGGGCTGGATGTCGTGCCTGTTGATCCGAGCATTGTTCTTGTTTTAGATGATACCGAGAGGGTGTGGAAGAGGAATTCgaagaatttgattttgattgacAGGTATAAGTATTTTGTGAAAGGGGGGAGAGATGAAAGTGAGGAAGCAGGGGGTTTGAGGTTTGCGCTTAAAGGGCTTAAGAAGCTGCACTATGTTTATTTTGAGTGGTATGATCGTTGTAAGGAAGGCGATGTGAGAGAGCTGGTGCAGAATCATTGGGAGGATTTTATCAATGATGAGGGGAAGCAAGAAGTTGGGACAGAGACTTGTTCATCTGCTATGGGATTTTGGAAGCTTTCGAGGGTAGAGGAAGAATGTTCAAGGGTTACTAAAAGGCAGAGGATATGCTAG
- the LOC108212147 gene encoding RNA polymerase II C-terminal domain phosphatase-like 5, with protein sequence MEVDQVESIKNIELLKLRSRRKLCLVLDLDHTLLHTKNLATLSPEQKSEISLYQGDDMFAWKLPGEPMVTKLRPFVRRFLQEASEMFQLYVYTMGSRDYALHIVEEFLDPQGIYFGKRVITREDCTVEGEKGLDVVPVDPSIVLVLDDTERVWKRNSRNLILIDRYEYFVKGGRAESEEAGELRFALQVLKKLHYVYFEWYDRCKEGDVRELVQNHWEDFINDEGQQEVGTETSSSAMGFWKLSRVEEECSRVTKRQRIC encoded by the coding sequence ATGGAGGTGGATCAAGTCGAGAGTATCAAGAACATTGAGTTGCTCAAGTTACGAAGTCGAAGGAAGCTCTGTTTGGTCTTGGATTTGGATCATACTCTTCTGCACACCAAGAATCTTGCCACTCTTTCACCCGAGCAAAAATCAGAGATTAGTCTTTATCAGGGTGATGATATGTTTGCCTGGAAGTTGCCTGGAGAGCCGATGGTGACTAAGTTGAGGCCTTTTGTTCGACGCTTCTTGCAAGAGGCGAGTGAGATGTTCCAGCTGTATGTGTACACTATGGGGTCACGCGACTATGCTCTGCATATTGTTGAGGAGTTTCTTGACCCTCAAGGCATCTATTTTGGCAAGAGGGTGATTACGAGGGAGGATTGTACTGTTGAGGGGGAGAAGGGACTGGATGTGGTGCCTGTTGATCCGAGCATTGTTCTTGTTTTGGATGATACCGAGAGGGTGTGGAAGAGGAATTCGaggaatttgattttgattgacAGGTATGAGTATTTTGTAAAAGGGGGGAGAGCTGAAAGTGAGGAAGCAGGGGAGTTGAGGTTTGCGCTTCAAGTGCTTAAGAAGCTGCACTATGTTTATTTTGAGTGGTATGATCGTTGTAAGGAAGGCGATGTGAGGGAGCTGGTGCAGAATCATTGGGAGGATTTTATCAATGACGAGGGGCAGCAGGAAGTTGGGACGGAGACTTCTTCATCTGCTATGGGATTTTGGAAGCTTTCGAGGGTAGAGGAAGAATGTTCAAGGGTTACTAAAAGGCAGAGGATATGCTAG
- the LOC108211735 gene encoding F-box/LRR-repeat protein At3g48880, with amino-acid sequence MEEGGAFSRRWEDLDFDVLMKIIESFTKYELTPGIAQVCRAWRFACSDPLLWETVDLSHMKSNFIKTSLEPFVYVDNQSDKTLTRILRLSLSLSHGNIKTLIFHFNLYLTDEQLTYTAERCPKLKRLVMPAWNRIKRTGICRAISMWKDLESMTMPSIGTPRYVMEEISKNCKNFAELKIMGSFNVLCATSIVQFLPNIRVLSLRCSMVVKEALIIILDSLKHLEVLNISHCHIADFTSPPPRKRILKEIDEDILQKASGLRQFITCMNDSCIMCQRSRADEGLMRWYRYEENSWKADEVQSLAL; translated from the exons ATGGAAGAAGGTGGCGCGTTTTCAAGGAGATGGGAGGATCTCGATTTCGATGTCCTTATGAAGATAATAGAGTCTTTTACTAAATATGAGTTGACTCCAGGAATAGCTCAAGTTTGTAGAGCATGGCGTTTCGCATGTTCTGACCCTCTGCTCTGGGAAACTGTTGATTTGTCCCATATGAAATCAAACTTCATCAAAACATCACTAGAGCCCTTTGTCTATGTGGATAACCAGTCCGATAAGACGTTGACCCGGATTCTAAGGCTTAGTTTAAGTCTTAGTCACGGGAATATCAAGACTTTGATCTTCCATTTCAATCTCTATCTCACTGATGAGCAATTGACTTACACTGCTGaaag GTGCCCAAAGCTTAAAAGACTTGTAATGCCTGCCTGGAACCGAATAAAGAGAACTGGTATATGCAGAGCAATCAGCATGTGGAAAGATCTTGAGTCAATGACCATGCCAAGCATAGGTACTCCTCGATATGTTATGGAAGAGATCTCCAAGAACTGCAAAAATTTTGCTGAACTAAAGATCATGGGATCTTTTAATGTATTATGTGCAACTTCTATCGTTCAATTTCTTCCAAATATAAGAGTGTTAAGCCTTCGCTGTTCCATGGTTGTAAAAGAAGCCTTGATCATTATTCTGGACAGCTTAAAGCATCTGGAAGTGCTTAATATATCTCATTGTCACATTGCTGATTTCACTTCACCCCCGCCCAGAAAGAGAATTCTAAAAGAGATCGATGAAGATATTCTTCAGAAAGCTTCTGGTCTGCGTCAATTTATCACGTGTATGAATGACTCGTGCATCATGTGCCAGAGAAGTAGAGCTGACGAAGGTCTAATGAGGTGGTACAGGTATGAAGAGAACTCATGGAAAGCAGACGAGGTTCAGTCACTCGCACTCTAG